In one Corallococcus soli genomic region, the following are encoded:
- a CDS encoding TIGR03885 family FMN-dependent LLM class oxidoreductase translates to MALIGFHASHEQFTPSELLRLSRKAEGAGFQAALNSDHFHPWTDAQGQSGFAWSFMGAALASTGLSFGVVNAPGQRYHPALVAQALATLNEMFPGRAWAALGSGQYLNEAITGTGWPAKDLRNARLKECVDVMRALFRGETVTHRGLVTVEEAKLYTRPVEPPMLLGAAVTAKTARWVGSWADGLLTTARPPTELREVVSAFREGGGEGKPMFLKVQLSYAADEGRAREGAYNQWASNIFANTVLTDLRTPAQFQEAARVVQPHDLDGPLRVSNSLQQHMDWLGEDLRLGFERLYLHNVNREQDAFIDAFGAQVIPALTR, encoded by the coding sequence ATGGCCCTGATCGGATTCCACGCCTCGCACGAACAATTCACGCCCAGCGAGCTGCTTCGCCTCAGCCGGAAGGCCGAGGGCGCGGGCTTCCAGGCTGCCCTCAACTCCGACCACTTCCATCCGTGGACGGACGCCCAGGGGCAGAGCGGCTTCGCCTGGTCGTTCATGGGCGCGGCGCTCGCCTCCACCGGCCTGTCATTCGGCGTGGTGAACGCGCCCGGACAGCGCTACCACCCGGCCCTCGTCGCCCAGGCGCTCGCCACCCTCAACGAGATGTTTCCTGGACGGGCATGGGCGGCGCTCGGCAGCGGGCAGTACCTCAACGAGGCCATCACCGGCACCGGCTGGCCCGCCAAGGACCTGCGCAATGCTCGCCTGAAGGAGTGCGTGGACGTGATGCGCGCGCTCTTCCGCGGGGAGACCGTCACCCACCGGGGCCTCGTCACCGTGGAGGAGGCGAAGCTGTACACGCGCCCCGTGGAGCCTCCCATGCTCCTGGGGGCGGCCGTCACGGCGAAGACCGCGCGCTGGGTGGGGAGCTGGGCGGACGGCCTGCTCACCACGGCGCGCCCCCCGACAGAGCTTCGCGAGGTGGTGAGCGCCTTCCGGGAGGGCGGCGGCGAGGGCAAGCCGATGTTCCTCAAGGTCCAGCTGTCGTACGCGGCGGACGAAGGGAGGGCTCGCGAAGGTGCCTACAACCAGTGGGCTTCCAACATCTTCGCCAACACCGTCCTCACCGACCTGCGCACGCCCGCCCAGTTCCAGGAGGCCGCGCGCGTCGTGCAGCCGCATGACCTGGATGGCCCGCTGCGGGTCTCCAACAGCCTCCAGCAGCACATGGACTGGCTGGGCGAAGACCTTCGCCTGGGCTTCGAGCGGCTGTACCTGCACAACGTCAACCGGGAGCAGGACGCGTTCATCGACGCGTTCGGCGCGCAGGTGATTCCGGCACTCACTCGCTGA
- a CDS encoding DEAD/DEAH box helicase has product MSENAQLLEAVRKEARPGIWSNGVSLARAGAVALQSRSASEIELRVKAAGRPVALTVVLYPGDEAWECDCPSRVDPCEHVVAAAISLEQAEKQDAPLEAVAERWSRVVYRFTRVEGGLQLHRVLAHADGTEEPLEDSLAGRIAKPTGGVTLQVEQVDLNMDRLLERRTRGPLLAEKLDALLRALEPARNVLLDGRPVAVSSEVLPPRARVEDRGQQWVLTVSSDPRIKEVVSPGVALTSDSLVRLGETAMTGAWLQHLPLVRTYAPEQLGELSAKVLPELARRMPVDVKSRRLPPLDRDLKPRILLELNQLTAGLSVLPTLVYGAPPTVRIDNGRMVYLRGAVPLRDEAAETKLLHQLRDELNLVPGRRLTVQGPEMMRFADKLRKWRGDLGGDAAGIVSPDMRLRPSLRVEGGASGEGVPEVRFTLEFDVEGGKGGARTVDAAAVVRAWTEGLGLVPLEGGGWAPLPRAWLDKNGQRVADLLAARQSDGRVANHALPELTALCESLDQPPPPGLDKLAPMVEGFDKLPPPVLPAELNATLRAYQQQGVSWLGFLKGAGLGGILADDMGLGKTLQTICILGPRSLVVCPTSVLPNWVAELQRFRPSLKVCVYHGPGRKLDPTADVTLTTYALLRLDAPTLGAPTWEAVVLDEAQAIKNPESQVSRAAFGLKANLRLALSGTPLENRLDELWSLMHFTNPGLLGGRRQFEEKTAQPIADGKPGAAEGLRRRIRPFILRRLKRDVAPELPPRTDSVMHVQLDERERSVYDAVMAATRAEVVALLNEGGSVLKALEALLRLRQAACHSALVPGQHAKTSSKVQTLVDALETAVSEGHKALVFSQWTSLLDLIEPGLKGAGIAFERLDGTTTNRGDITSRFQGPGGAPVLLMSLKAGGTGLNLTAADHVFLMDPWWNPAVEAQAADRAHRIGQERPVMVYRLVSQGTVEEKILGLQEKKRALFEAALSEASGAAAITREDLLQLFA; this is encoded by the coding sequence ATGTCCGAGAACGCCCAGCTCCTCGAAGCCGTCCGTAAAGAAGCCCGCCCCGGAATCTGGTCCAACGGCGTGAGCCTCGCGCGCGCCGGAGCGGTGGCGCTCCAGTCCCGCTCGGCCTCCGAAATCGAGCTGCGCGTGAAGGCGGCGGGCCGGCCGGTGGCCCTCACCGTCGTCCTCTACCCGGGCGACGAGGCGTGGGAGTGTGATTGCCCCAGCCGCGTGGACCCCTGCGAGCACGTCGTCGCGGCGGCCATCTCCCTGGAGCAGGCGGAGAAGCAGGACGCGCCGCTGGAGGCCGTGGCGGAGCGCTGGTCGCGCGTGGTGTACCGCTTCACGCGCGTGGAAGGCGGCCTGCAGCTGCACCGCGTCCTCGCGCACGCGGACGGCACGGAGGAGCCCCTGGAGGACAGCCTCGCGGGGCGCATCGCGAAGCCCACGGGCGGCGTCACGTTGCAGGTGGAGCAGGTGGACCTGAACATGGACCGCCTGCTGGAGCGGCGCACGCGGGGGCCGCTGCTGGCGGAGAAGCTGGACGCGCTGCTGCGGGCGCTGGAGCCCGCGCGCAACGTGCTGCTGGACGGACGTCCGGTGGCGGTGTCCAGCGAAGTGCTGCCCCCGCGAGCAAGGGTGGAGGACCGGGGGCAGCAGTGGGTGCTGACGGTGTCCAGCGACCCGCGCATCAAGGAGGTGGTGAGCCCGGGCGTCGCGCTGACGTCGGACTCGCTGGTGCGCCTGGGAGAGACGGCGATGACGGGCGCCTGGCTCCAGCACCTGCCGCTGGTGCGTACCTACGCGCCGGAGCAACTGGGTGAGCTGTCCGCCAAGGTCCTGCCGGAGCTGGCGCGGCGCATGCCGGTGGACGTGAAGAGCCGCCGCCTGCCGCCGTTGGATCGCGACCTGAAGCCGCGCATCCTCCTGGAGCTGAACCAGCTCACCGCGGGGCTGTCGGTGCTGCCCACGCTGGTGTACGGCGCGCCGCCCACGGTGCGCATCGACAACGGGCGCATGGTGTACCTGCGGGGCGCGGTGCCCCTGCGCGACGAAGCCGCGGAGACGAAGCTCCTCCACCAGCTCCGCGACGAGCTGAACCTGGTGCCCGGGCGAAGGCTCACGGTGCAGGGGCCGGAGATGATGCGCTTCGCGGACAAGCTGCGGAAGTGGCGCGGGGACCTGGGCGGGGACGCGGCGGGCATCGTCAGCCCGGACATGCGCCTGCGGCCGTCGCTGCGGGTGGAGGGCGGCGCCTCCGGCGAGGGCGTGCCGGAGGTGCGCTTCACGTTGGAGTTCGACGTGGAGGGAGGCAAGGGCGGCGCGCGCACGGTGGACGCGGCGGCCGTGGTGCGGGCCTGGACCGAAGGGCTGGGGCTCGTCCCGTTGGAGGGAGGCGGGTGGGCGCCGCTGCCGCGCGCGTGGCTGGACAAGAACGGCCAGCGCGTCGCGGACCTGCTGGCCGCGCGTCAGTCGGACGGCCGCGTCGCGAACCACGCGCTGCCGGAGCTGACCGCGCTGTGCGAGTCGTTGGACCAGCCGCCGCCTCCGGGCCTCGACAAGCTGGCACCCATGGTGGAGGGCTTCGACAAGCTGCCGCCGCCCGTGCTGCCCGCGGAGCTCAACGCCACGTTGCGCGCCTACCAGCAGCAGGGCGTGAGCTGGCTGGGGTTCCTCAAGGGCGCGGGGCTGGGAGGCATCCTCGCGGACGACATGGGCCTGGGAAAGACGCTCCAGACCATCTGCATCCTGGGGCCGCGCTCGCTGGTGGTGTGTCCCACCAGCGTGTTGCCCAACTGGGTGGCGGAGCTGCAGCGCTTCCGGCCGTCGCTGAAGGTCTGCGTCTACCACGGCCCCGGCCGCAAGCTGGACCCCACGGCGGACGTCACGCTGACCACCTACGCGCTGCTGCGCCTGGACGCGCCGACGCTGGGCGCGCCCACGTGGGAGGCGGTGGTGTTGGACGAGGCGCAGGCCATCAAGAACCCGGAGAGCCAGGTGTCGCGCGCCGCGTTCGGCCTCAAGGCGAACCTGCGACTCGCGCTCAGCGGCACGCCGCTGGAGAACCGCCTGGACGAGCTGTGGAGCCTGATGCACTTCACCAACCCGGGCCTGCTGGGGGGCCGCCGCCAGTTCGAGGAGAAGACGGCGCAGCCCATCGCGGACGGCAAGCCAGGAGCGGCGGAGGGCCTGCGTCGGCGCATCCGGCCGTTCATCCTGCGGCGCCTGAAGCGGGACGTGGCGCCGGAGCTGCCGCCGCGCACGGACTCGGTGATGCACGTGCAGTTGGATGAGCGCGAGCGCTCCGTCTACGACGCGGTGATGGCGGCCACGCGGGCGGAGGTTGTCGCGCTGCTCAACGAGGGCGGTAGCGTGCTCAAGGCGCTGGAGGCCCTGCTGCGACTGAGGCAGGCGGCCTGCCATTCCGCGCTCGTGCCCGGCCAGCACGCGAAGACGTCCTCCAAGGTGCAGACATTGGTGGACGCGCTGGAGACGGCGGTGTCGGAAGGTCACAAGGCGCTGGTGTTCTCGCAGTGGACGTCGCTGCTGGACCTCATCGAGCCGGGCTTGAAGGGCGCGGGCATCGCGTTCGAGCGGCTGGACGGCACGACGACGAACCGGGGCGACATCACGTCGCGCTTCCAGGGGCCGGGCGGAGCACCGGTGCTCCTGATGTCGCTGAAGGCCGGCGGCACGGGCCTGAACCTCACGGCGGCGGACCACGTGTTCCTGATGGACCCGTGGTGGAACCCGGCGGTGGAGGCGCAGGCGGCGGACCGTGCGCACCGCATCGGGCAGGAGCGGCCGGTGATGGTCTACCGGCTGGTGTCCCAGGGCACGGTGGAGGAGAAGATCCTGGGCCTCCAGGAGAAGAAGCGCGCGCTGTTCGAGGCCGCGCTCAGCGAAGCCTCCGGAGCCGCCGCCATCACCCGCGAGGACCTGCTCCAGCTCTTCGCGTAA
- a CDS encoding winged helix DNA-binding domain-containing protein has protein sequence MATEVLSSQALNRATLARQLLLTREKMAVARAVEHLVGLQAQLARPPYLALWSRLQGFQRDSLTKLALKRDVVRGTMMRGTLHLMSAKDYLRYRDLYRPLLTAAMHSVLKQRATSLDLPALLATARPFLDETPRTFEEVRAHLMKHHVEGDERAMGFATRMLLPLIQVPEEGLDWGWPGNSGFTLAESWLGKPLEPNTDASSLVPRYLAAFGPASVADMQNWSGLKSLKGAFEQVRDELVEFRDEKKRVLFDLPRAPRPSEDTPAPVRFLPDYDNLILSHADRTRFVTDAQRKAMSTGNLRVQPVFLVDGRVVGMWATTRKKGSATLVCKPFGALKKPVRDALAQEGEDVLRFTEPDATAVAVTFEK, from the coding sequence ATGGCTACCGAAGTCCTGTCGTCCCAGGCCCTCAACCGCGCCACGCTTGCGCGGCAGTTGCTGCTCACACGCGAGAAGATGGCGGTGGCTCGCGCCGTCGAGCACCTGGTGGGGCTCCAGGCCCAGCTCGCCCGGCCGCCGTACCTGGCCCTGTGGTCCCGGCTCCAGGGCTTCCAGCGGGACTCGCTCACGAAGCTCGCGCTCAAGCGGGACGTGGTTCGCGGCACGATGATGCGCGGCACGCTGCACCTGATGAGCGCGAAGGACTACCTGCGCTACCGCGACCTGTACCGGCCCCTGCTCACCGCCGCCATGCACAGCGTCCTCAAGCAGCGCGCCACGTCGTTGGACCTGCCCGCGCTGCTGGCCACCGCCCGCCCCTTCCTGGACGAGACGCCCCGCACGTTCGAGGAGGTGCGCGCCCACCTGATGAAGCACCATGTGGAGGGTGACGAGCGGGCCATGGGCTTCGCCACGCGCATGCTGCTGCCCCTCATCCAGGTGCCCGAGGAGGGGCTGGACTGGGGCTGGCCGGGCAACTCCGGCTTCACGCTGGCGGAGTCCTGGCTGGGGAAGCCGCTGGAACCCAACACGGACGCCTCCTCGCTGGTGCCGCGCTACCTGGCCGCCTTCGGCCCGGCCTCCGTGGCGGACATGCAGAACTGGTCCGGCCTCAAGTCCTTGAAGGGCGCCTTCGAGCAGGTGCGCGACGAGCTGGTGGAGTTCCGCGACGAGAAGAAGCGCGTCCTCTTCGACCTGCCCAGGGCCCCTCGTCCTTCCGAGGACACGCCCGCGCCGGTGCGCTTCCTGCCCGACTACGACAACCTCATCCTGTCCCACGCGGACCGGACCCGCTTCGTCACCGATGCGCAGCGCAAGGCCATGTCCACCGGCAACCTGCGCGTGCAGCCCGTGTTCCTGGTGGATGGCCGCGTCGTCGGCATGTGGGCCACCACACGCAAGAAGGGCTCCGCGACGCTGGTGTGCAAGCCCTTCGGCGCCCTCAAGAAGCCGGTGCGCGACGCCCTCGCCCAGGAGGGTGAGGACGTGCTCCGCTTCACCGAACCCGACGCCACCGCCGTGGCGGTGACGTTCGAGAAGTGA